One Oncorhynchus keta strain PuntledgeMale-10-30-2019 chromosome 34, Oket_V2, whole genome shotgun sequence genomic window, ccagtgatgatccatggcacgacgcctccagtgatgatccatggcccgaagcctccagtgatgatccatggcccgaagcctccagtgatgatccatggcccgaagcctccagtgatgatccatggcccgaagcctccagtgatgatccatggcacgaagcctccagtgatgatctatggcacgaagcctccagtgatgatctatggcacgaagcctccagcgaTGATCTATGGCACTGAGCCTGCAGCGATGATCTATGGCACTGAGCCTGCAGCGATGATCTATGGCACTGAGCCTGCAGCAACGGTCCCCGGTCTggagcctccagtgacggtccGGGGACTCCAATGACGGTCCCCgatccggagcctccagcgacggtccccgatccggagcctccagcgacggtccccgagccggagcctccagcgacggtccccgaTCCGGAGCccgcagcgacggtccccagtccggagcctggtTTTCTGAACTACGCCCCTACATTTTTTAAAGgtttctgtgaccaacagatacatatctttattcccagtcatgttaaatccatagattacagcctaatttatttatttcaattgactgatttcctgatatgaactataactcagtaaaatctttgtttgttgcatgttgcattaaTATTTTTGTTTAGTTGTATTTATAATAAAGGGAAATGTTACAAAAAACATAACATTGTCTAACAAATGTGAGTAATAGGGTGTGGCTGTCCAGGTAAAGACTGAAGAAAGTTATAAGATCCACAACTTGCTTGTAGTTCAAGTTCATGTTTGGGTTGATGACTAAACTAAAGCTTGTTTATTGGATTCATTAAAAGCTGTAGTATTGGTCCTCATCTTTGTCTCTTTGAGTGTTTGTGTCCTAACTTCATTCCGGATCATGGTCCACAGCAAGGCCCAATCCTGAATGGTGGATCACATTAATGAATGACGATGTTAGGAAAAGGTGTGTGTTTATCTGCCTTGCAGATCATTATCCAGTTTACCGAATTCATGTACAATAAACCATAAATATCTGTATCACGATAATATTACAGGGCCATTACCTGAACGGATACAAAGGTCACTGCAATGTGGCTTACAGTAAATGGGGAACTTCCTTGTCACCTGGCTGGCAGCTCTAAAAGATAGTACCTCAGCCAATTCTATAGCATCATACTGTGAGTGTACTAGAAGCACTTTCTAAATCTGGAACAGAACAAAGTATTCCAACAACAATGGAAACTGCAGTagccatctctctcactctgttcatACTCACAGGTAAAGCAGATATCTTCTTTGTCTCTTTAAACCGCTTGTTGTTACCTAGGCCATACTTTACAGCTATTTGAGTTGTACATTTACAGCGTAGTAACATTGAATGGTGTTCCTTTCCCCCTTGTACTTGCACATAGCCATATCTGCTCAATAACCACACTTGTTGCTAATTTCACAACTACAGATTCCTTTCATGGAAATTCAGTTATTGTACTATAGATGACTGTGTACAGTAGCGTGCAGTAATTACACTCTGATTACCAAAGTAGGGGAGAAAACTCTCTGTCAGAAATCATGTCTTCTTCAGTTTATTGATTCATGTATTTGTCAGATACCACGTGAAATTAGTCAAATGTTGATTCCACATCCTATTCTCCTGTGTTTGAACTACAAATGTTGGCTACACTCCTTTTTGTGcaagacagtctgtctgtgttgtgtgtacGTATAGCTAGCTATGTCTGACTATTAGTGCTGTGTGATTGTTACTGGGCCTGTTCTCTGAGTCAGTCATTTAGAATGGTCCTGAATAATGGAACGTTTTAGTGTACAGTGTGTAccaccatgtacagtatgttgtctGAGCCCAGACTTTCTGCCATCCTGTATTCCCTCCAGGTATCTGTGCTGGTCAGGGTCTGTTTCCACAAGGTTCTGTGAATGGAGCAGAAGGAGGGACAGCGATGTTCATCACAAATCTAATCCCACCAGCCCAGCCGTTCAAAACAATATCCTGGAGTGTTGGTGGAGCCAACATTATAACCTCTACCGGTGATGACTCTATAGGGCCTGGATACGGAGACAGGATCACTCTGAACAAAACTACTGGATCTCTGGAGCTCAGGAATCTGACCCTGGCTGACAGTGGAGGATACAGAGTGGCTATAACAACAGCTACAGCAGAAACAATCAATGGATCAACTGAACTGGTTGTGTATGGTAAGTCCAAGTGCCGTGACAAAGAGAGTTAAAGCTCAAATCCTTAAATGAAAAAATaacgtttacatttacatttaagtcatttagcagacgctctggtAAAAAGCTGAGATATGGGCCTGGTGTAATGAAACAATtatcaaattcatagacagagctatggattcaaggactgaccatccattatgtGACAATTATTGTTTTAACCATCTTTGGAGGCGTGTTTACATTTATATTCTTTACAAACATTTAAGTAAAACAAGTTTACATTTTGGATTATGATGGGATTATGACGCGTTTTTAACCCACTgtgcacagacgtcaattcaacatctgtTCCACGTTGGTTTAACGTAATTTCAGGTGGAAACAACATTAATTCAAATAATGTTTCAAGTGGGAAGTtacattcttcaagaatcaatatgTCATAAATGTAAAAGtcaaaaaatgtatgtagcaataAGGATTCTAACTTTAAGAGTTTAGTTACCATGAGGAAAGGTTGAAACAAATATTCACTTGacgttatcatcatcatcatcaaaatCATCaaaatcattatcatcatcatcatcattgtggTATCTTTGATATTCATAAGTGTTTGTCTATGACTTCGTGTTTTACAGAGAATGTTTCTGATGCCAACATCACAGGACCATCAAACCATCTGTTTGCAGATTGGAGCTCCGCCAACTTAACCTGTGAGGCTGCTGGTAACATCACTACTATACAATGGACGAAGGAAGGTCAGCCTCTGTCTGCTGGTGGCAATATATTATTCTCAGAGGAAAACAGGAAAGTATCCATCAGTCCTGTGAAGAGACACGACAGCGGAGAATATGTGTGTAAACTCACCAACCCTGCCAGCTCTGCTACTGCCTCCTATAGAATGATAGTGAACTGTGAGTAAAGGTCTATAACTAATCTAATAATCTATGGGTCGGATTCTCAGACACAGAATAAGACTAGTCCTGAACTAACAAGCATGCTTCCAAATAGTTTTAaatccaggactaggcttaaagctgcaatatgttaCTTTTGGGCGAcgtgaccaaattcacatagaagtgtgagttatagatctgtcattcattgaaagcaagtctaaaaagcaatagatctgttctatgtgcactatttctatgtttCCACATCTTAatccacatagaaatgtgagttatagatctgtcattcttatTGAAACAGTGACGACCCATCATTCAGAGCCCCACCTATTTTGAGACCCACATTTTTAGCTAAaactaaaaaatgttttaaacaatAAATTTTTGGGGAATGGTTGCCCGTTTTGCattttattttggcattaataatacgtgtcacatatcagtttgcaaaccatgtaaaaaaattaaattaataataataatcattcaGTTAATAAAGCCCAatatgcaggtgtttcagcctagctcagtgcgtaggggttggtaatgttctctagttgcgccgtgattggctcagtgttctgtcactcatggggacactacgtcaccgccaaatctaagggtagagctagaaaattcaagccccttgggttcTGCCATAGACTtgcattagaagtgcccatccaagaaggctcaaggtcattggccacagagaTAATTATGTCAAATCGCATTATATCTACAGTAACTTTGATTGGACTgttcatgtcaacatcatactttcaaaatgaaccactcattgttgaatttgcgatttccaccttgttgtgtaatgtttgtgtccaatggccgatgagccatgatacattttatctataatttatcttcattatttctcttcatatgacacgGCTTGAGaatgatttgccagtagattgtcgactt contains:
- the LOC118367878 gene encoding carcinoembryonic antigen-related cell adhesion molecule 6-like isoform X2; the encoded protein is METAVAISLTLFILTGICAGQGLFPQGSVNGAEGGTAMFITNLIPPAQPFKTISWSVGGANIITSTGDDSIGPGYGDRITLNKTTGSLELRNLTLADSGGYRVAITTATAETINGSTELVVYENVSDANITGPSNHLFADWSSANLTCEAAGNITTIQWTKEGQPLSAGGNILFSEENRKVSISPVKRHDSGEYVCKLTNPASSATASYRMIVNYGPESMTILGQNIAEVESFTLIYCSVQSVPPATFTWLFNGQQTGVHEAGYIIRSVSYNNSGDYRCDARNDLTGNVISVDHSLSVKDKTPPPLSPEGAAGIAVAVMLVVVAVALGLYFGITHQGNNSTNTTETGTSLAPDTSHGPEAKGGRVYENVGPPLPPPRGSNIYNRSLKC
- the LOC118367878 gene encoding carcinoembryonic antigen-related cell adhesion molecule 6-like isoform X1, with amino-acid sequence METAVAISLTLFILTGICAGQGLFPQGSVNGAEGGTAMFITNLIPPAQPFKTISWSVGGANIITSTGDDSIGPGYGDRITLNKTTGSLELRNLTLADSGGYRVAITTATAETINGSTELVVYENVSDANITGPSNHLFADWSSANLTCEAAGNITTIQWTKEGQPLSAGGNILFSEENRKVSISPVKRHDSGEYVCKLTNPASSATASYRMIVNYGPESMTILGQNIAEVESFTLIYCSVQSVPPATFTWLFNGQQTGVHEAGYIIRSVSYNNSGDYRCDARNDLTGNVISVDHSLSVKDKTPPPLSPEGAAGIAVAVMLVVVAVALGLYFGITHQGNNSTNTTETGTSLAPDTSHGPEAKGGRVYENVGPPLPPPRGSNIYNRSLKCWRWIHPSSFTS
- the LOC118367878 gene encoding carcinoembryonic antigen-related cell adhesion molecule 6-like isoform X3 → METAVAISLTLFILTGICAGQGLFPQGSVNGAEGGTAMFITNLIPPAQPFKTISWSVGGANIITSTGDDSIGPGYGDRITLNKTTGSLELRNLTLADSGGYRVAITTATAETINGSTELVVYENVSDANITGPSNHLFADWSSANLTCEAAGNITTIQWTKEGQPLSAGGNILFSEENRKVSISPVKRHDSGEYVCKLTNPASSATASYRMIVNYGPESMTILGQNIAEVESFTLIYCSVQSVPPATFTWLFNGQQTGVHEAGYIIRSVSYNNSGDYRCDARNDLTGNVISVDHSLSVKDKTPPPLSPEGAAGIAVAVMLVVVAVALGLYFGITHQGNNSTNTTETGTSLAPDTSHGPEAKGGRVYENVGPPLPPPRGSNIYNRSLK